GTTCATTCAAAGGCCGGAACATTTAAGGAAAGAAACTGATTTTCTCAAGGGTTTAGGAGGAGATGGACATCAAATTAGCTGGCAAAAAGATTTACTTACGCGAATTCAAGGAGGATGATTGGACCGCTGTTCATGAATATGCCTCTAATGAATTGGTCTGCCGATATCAGCCATGGGAACCAAATACGGAGGAAGATTCTCGCGGTTTTGTTCGGCAAAACATATATGATGCCGGCCTATATCCTAGAAAGCGGTATGCATTGGCCATTATCGAATCAGAGACTCAGCGCTTGGCAGGAGCAGCTGAACTCCATATCAGAGATATTCATAATGGCGAGATTGGCTATAGCCTTCATCCAAGGTTTTGGGGGAGAGGAATGGCAACAGAGGCAGCCCGGTTATTGATTGATTTTGGTTTCAAGAAACTGCATTTGCATCGCATTTATGCCACATGTGACCCTCGGAACATCGCCTCTTACAAAGTAATGGAGAAGTTGGGTTTAACTTTTGAAGGAAGAATGAGAGAGAACCTGCTTATTAAAGACGGCTGGCGTGATTCCTTGTTATATAGCATCTTAGAAACAGACCTCTCCCGTCCATAATAAAAAAAGCTCTGCGATTGGTTCGCAGAGCTTTTTCTCCTATTAAACAGCCTTTGACTGATTCATATCCATTTGAGCCAAGGCTAAGTCTGTACTCCAGTAGACATGGTCTCGTCCTACCACATCCAGTACCCCGCCTTTCTCAAAGCGTTTCAGTACATTCGCCTGTACCCCGCTAAAGACAATCGTGATGCCCTCTTGCTTCTTCGCCTCGCA
The sequence above is drawn from the Pradoshia eiseniae genome and encodes:
- a CDS encoding GNAT family N-acetyltransferase → MDIKLAGKKIYLREFKEDDWTAVHEYASNELVCRYQPWEPNTEEDSRGFVRQNIYDAGLYPRKRYALAIIESETQRLAGAAELHIRDIHNGEIGYSLHPRFWGRGMATEAARLLIDFGFKKLHLHRIYATCDPRNIASYKVMEKLGLTFEGRMRENLLIKDGWRDSLLYSILETDLSRP